From the genome of Methanoregula boonei 6A8:
CGGTATCCGCGTATTTCCCCGGCCGGTCAGTACGCCCCGAACTGTCCGGTAACATAATATGGACCATAGCCCCGATGCGAAGATCGCGGTCATACAGGGTCAGGCCAATGCAGGAGCCAAGACCGATCGTCATCATCGGCCCTGAACCTACGTGGTACTCGCCTATACCAATCATTACGGGCGTTTTTATCTGGGGGGCGGCTGGGTCAGTCATTCCTTGTCAGATACGGTTCAGCTGGGATTCATCAGGTTTTCCAGGCGGTCGACAAATGTCTGGAGCATGCTTGATTCCGGCATCATGATGATGTCGCTGTCAATCCGGTGCTCCGCGCACATGAGCTCGGTGGAGAAGAGCATGACTTCATCGATCTCTTCCTGCATCTGGGCAATAAGCGACTCCATGGCGGCATGCGCCATATCAATGGTTAGTGACGGAGGGGAGGGGAGCATGACCAGGCCCAGAAGTTCAGCGGTCGCGTCAAGAAAGGCAGATGCCATGATGTTTCCGACTTCAAGCAGCGCACTTTCGTCCATCTCGTTGAGGGATCGATCCGGATCGGTCAGGCCGAGCATAGTATTGGTCAGGCGGACTGCAGAAGCTCTCGAGATATAGAAGATGATATACCCGCCATGCGGGATCTCACCCTGCAGTTCAAAAACCACGAGCGCAGCCGGTTCCTCCCCGATATGTTCTGCCAGCTGTGCAACGTCCACGACCTTGATCTTGGGGACGCTCATCTCCACCGTACTCGAAAGCATCTGGGAAAGGGTGGTAGCGGCGTGCGCAGCCCCGATGTTTCCCAGTTCCTGCATTGCATCTATCTGAACTGACGATAACTTCATGGTTGGTTCATTCCTGCATCGTATTTACATCAAGCACCGGCACCACATCCCCATCCCCCAGAATGGTGACCCCGCTGATACCTTTGGTGGTCCCGATAAAACTGCTCAACGGCTTTACCACAACTTCCTGTTTCCCTTCAACAGCGTCAACCGGGATACAGCATTTCCGTTTCTGGTACTGGACGACAATGAGGATCTCGCACCGGTCCGAGCTCCCGACCATCTCATCAAGCCTGAGGATCTGGAGCACTTCATCCCTGATAAGCGTCACATCGCCTTTACCGATATGGTGCATGGTATCTTTCCTGAAATTGGCTACCTCCACAATGCTGCTGATGGGGATTGCAAGGCGCCGGCCATTGAGCCGCACTATCATGACATCAACAATCGCCATGGTGGGTGGGAGGAGGAGCTCAAACGTGCTTCCCTGGCCGGGCGTTGTCTCAACCTTGATGGTGCCCTTAAGAGACTCAATTGAACGTTTCACCACATCCAGCCCCACCCCCCTTCCCGAGATATCCGTGATGGTATCCGCAGTGGAGAATCCTGGCTGGAAGAGCAGGTCGATCGCCTCGTCCGTGGAAAGGGTTGCCGCTGTCTCGGCGGTGATAAGTCCCTTTTCTATGGCTTTCTTTTTTACCTTCTCGACATTGATACCGGCACCATCGTCGGTTAGTTTGATAATGACATTGTCACGGTCGCGGTAGGCGCTCAGCTTTACCAGACCTTTTGCGGGCTTGCCAGCCTCCACCCGTACCGCCGGGTCCTCTATCCCATGGTTTACGGCATTTCGTATCAGGTGCAGGAGCGGATCGTTAAGCCCGTCCATCACACTCCGGTCGAGTTCCGTCTCCCCACCTTCCATGATAAATTCGACCTCCTTATGGTCATACTGCGCCACATCGCGCACGACCCGGGGGAGGCGGTTGAAGATATGCGAGAGAGGGATCATCCGGATCATCATCATGAGGCTCTGGAGCTCGGAGACCGATCGCTCGACCATGCTAATCGCCTCGTCCATCTCTTTTATTTTCTTCTCCTCAGCGATCTGCTTGAGCCGGCCCCGGTTGATCACGAGATCCTCGACCAGGTTCATGATGTGATCGAGCTGGGCAATATCCACCCGCAGGTTCTTAATCTCCCGGTTCTTATCCGGTGCCGCTGCCGCCGGCTTTCGTTCGGGTTCTGTCGGCTGTCTCCCAGCAGGTATCCCTGCTGCGCTGTCCCGGTCCTTTGGAGCTCCGGCCGCCTCCTTGATCTCCACGGTCGCGATCTCGCTCCCCTGTGCTGCAGTCCTGAGTGCCTCTTCCCCGGCATCGCTTGCAATGGTGAGGTGAATGGTTCCTTCACATTTCCCCTCGTCAATTGCCTCTTTCGAGGGCTCAATCGACCGGATAGTCCCGAGCGCTTCCAGGTTCTGGATCGCAATCATTGCCCGGACATCCTTCATCATGCATTCCGGGGCCACGGTGATTGTCATCGCATATTCGGGCCGATCCTCCGGTGCAGCAACTTCCCCGTCAGGAAGCGTCTCACGGCTCTCTTCGGCAGGCTCTTTGCAGCCCAGCTCCTCACCCTTCCCGGCAGATTCAATGTCCTGCTGCCCCAGCCATGCATGCAGCGCCTGGACCTGATGGTCGGGGTTTTTGGAGGAGGAGTCCCCACCAGCTTCGACATCGTCGAGCATCTCTTCAAGCAGATCAGTGCAGGAAAGGAGTATATTTTCAAGATCGGCAGACATCTCGGAACTGCCGCCCCGGATCAGCTGCAATGCATCTTCCATAGTGTGGCAGAGGCGCTCCATGTCTGCAAATCCCATGGACGCTGACGCTCCCTTAAGCGTATGGATCGAACGGAAGCTCTCATCAATAGCATTCTGGTCGGAGCCTTTTTCAAGGATAAGGAGATTGTTGACCAGATTTTCAAGGTTTTCTCTGGATTCCGCCACAAAGAGCGATCGGTACTGCTCGAATTCAGACATGGCTGCCCTCCGCGGCCATCTTCCCGACAATACGTTCGATGGCCTCCGGGATCTTTGATAAGGGAAGGACCTGGTCTACCGCGTTATGCTGGATCGCCGATCTCGCCATTCCGTACACAAGACAATCCTTCTGGTCGCACAGGATAATTGTCCCTCCGGCTTCCTTGATGGCTGCCGCCCCGGCACCGGCATCATTTCCCATCCCGCTTAAGATGACAGCCACGGCATTCTTCCCAAAGACCTGTGCCGCGGACTCAAACGTCTTATCCACGGCAGGCCGCACCCCATGGATCGGGGGAGCGCTGGAATGGATAACCCGGCCTGTCCGTTTCCCGTCTGCGGTCAGCGCAGCTCCTATCATGGTGTGGACACCGGCTTTTGAGAGAAAGACCGAACCTTCCCGGAGCATATCCCCGTTCTCTGTCTCCTTGACCGGCATGTGGGCCAGGCGGTTGAAGCGGGCGGCAAGAGGGGCAGTAAAACCCACCGGCATATGCTGGGTGAGTACCACACAAGCAGGGAAGTCGGCGGGCAGTTTAGCCAGAATAGCGTCAAGCATGGGAGGACCGCCGGCCGAAGAGCCAATCAGGACCACGCGCTCAGCACTCCCCTCCCGGTGCGAAACGGTCAATGCCTCTTTTTTTGAGGCGGGGGGCGATGAGGTAAGGTGGTGGATTGTGGCTACCAGCTCATCTGCTATCAACCGGAGCTGGGGGACATCCTTTGGCTTGAGCATGAAATCGTCAGCCCCCAGTCGTATCGCCTCGGCGGTCATCTCGGCACCTTCCGAAGTAAGCGATGAGAGCATGAGCGTCCGGGGGTGCCATGCCGCTTTCTTGAGCTCGCGCAGCACCTCAAGACCATTCATGCGGGGCATCTCGATATCCAGAGTTATCAGATCGGGCCGGAGGGACTTTATCTTCTCCAGTGCCTCAAGGCCATTGGAGGCGGTCCCCACGATCTCGATCGAAGGATCCTTCTGCAGCATGTCCCGGATGACCGTCCGCATAAAAACGGAGTCATCAACAATGAGAACCTTTACCATAGCCGTCAGGATGCAAGCACGTTTTTGACTTCTTCAAGGACTTTTGGGGCCTGGAACGGTTTGACAATGTATCCCTTGGCACCGCTTTTTATGGCAAGCTTGACCATCTGTTCCTGGCCGACTGCGGTGCACATGATAACGCGGGCGGCAGGATCCAGCTGCTTAATCGATTTTAACGCTTCGATCCCGTTCACCTTGGGCATCACCACATCCATTGTAACAAGATCGGGCTTGAGTTCCTTGTATTTTGCAACCGCCTCTTCCCCGTTTGCAGCTTCACCTGCTATGGTATGACCGCCCGAGAAGAGGATGTTTTTAAGGAGGGTTCGCATGAAAAGCGTATCGTCCACGATCAGAATGGTTCCCATGGAGTATCAGACAGAGTGTTTGCGTATCATGCTATAAATGGGTAATGGAGAAAAATCAGGCGTAATTTAATTTGTCTGGGTCTTTGTGGCATCAGAGATGTAACGGACCCCTTTGGTGGTGAGCTGGACCTCACGCCGTATAATGGTCACTTCGGCAATGCCGAGCTTGATTATCCGGTCGTAGATCTCATCGAGTTGCTTATGGGGGATATTGAGCATGTTCTCAATTGCATGGGAGTCCATCCCGGAATATACGAGCATGGCTACCTGCTGGTCAATCGCATCAAGCTCCGTGCCCGCCATATCGATTCCCTTAGTGGCATCCTTGAGGAAGTTTGCAAGTACCTGCAGGGTGGAAAGAGGACAAAGGACAAGGCTTGAGACAACCTCACCGGATTCCACATGATCGATCCGGACCACATCTGTCTGCTTGCCCTGGACATCCCTTTTGGTCAGCTCGATCGCAGCTACATCGGGAAGCGGGACGCAGATCTGTTTTGCAGCGCTTGCAAACCAGATCCCGCTCTTGACCACAACGATGCTGCCTTTCTCCCACTGGGCATTCTTGGCAAGCACGCCTCCCCGTATTGCCGGTGACATGAAATACGCCATGAGCCGATACGCATTACAGCTGGCAAGGATCAGGCGCTTGAGGACAATGAGAACCTTTTCCACGCTTGCGATCCGTATGATCGCATCAGGGTTTCCCTTGACCGTCAGTACAAGAACACTCTTTTTTTCTTCCAGATCAAAGATCGATTTAAAAAGGATCTCCTTATCTACCGGTGCGGGAAGCGTGATCCGGTCTTCGCCAACGGCAGCTTTGACAACGACCCATTTTCCGTCATGTTCAACTTTCAGGGGGACTTCAGTCATGGCACACACAGGGATTTCTTACTTGGGAAACGGAGGACAGAGCGGTACGAGTATGCAAAAGAAGCAGGTCATTTAATTCCCATTGCGGGGGAATCCCGTTTTTTTGCACCATTGCTTGCTGCGGTGTTCATCTGCTCTGCAATATCAGAGAGCTCCTTTTCTATGTCTGTTGCCGGAGCCTTAAAGTCTTTTAATTCACGAAGGAGGCTGACATCTTTTTCTTTCTTTACCGTCTTGATATCCGATGCAAGCGAACTGAGCATATCCTCATCGCTGTTAGGGGCTGTGCCCGCGGCAAAGGAGGAGATATCTCCCTGATCCTCCCCGCTGTCTGCCCCGGCCGCAGTGATGGGGGTAGCAGGGACGAGACTGCCCGATCCCGGGGCCGGGCCGGTGGCTTTGATCGGCGCCGGCCCAGGAGCAGTCTCCATCATCGCGCTGTCATCGCCAAGGTCGATCTCGTCAAGGTTGATGCTGTCGAGATCACCCAGGTTTTCGCTTACGGCTTCATCCGCACCTTCAAGACCGGGCAGTTCCTCCGCACCATCCTCTGCCGCATGGGCCGCAAGTATGGCACTGGCGTCATCAGTAGTCTCATCCGGAAGGGGTGGCATATCAAGATCCGGCATGGAGAGGGCAGCATCGGCAGATTCCTGAGGGGGTGCATCCCCTCCACCATGTGAGGATGCCGGGGCAGGAAGATCAGCATCTTCCAGCCCATCAAGCAGGCCGGTCTCCAGTTCCTCGCTTGACAGGGAGAGGAACGGATCGGTTTCTTCACCCCCCTCAGGCATTTCCCTCCCTGCCCCCCCCCGGCCACAGGTGCGGTCGGGATCGCAGCGGCATTCTCAAGGGCCGAGCTCCGGGACACCTTCTCGGTGATGGTGCGGTCCAGCAGTTTGTCGATATCCTCGACCTTCTTTTTTGGCTTGCGGCTTTCGGAGAGGATCTTCCCCAGCGATCCTATTGATGAGGCAAGAAGGGAAAGATGGCCCTTAATCCCACCGGGAGATTCGGTTGGTTTTTTTGTAGCAGGCTTCTCCGGTTTTTTCTCAGCAACGGCCTTTGCCAGAGCAGACTTTTTCTCAGATGCCGGGGCAGGCAAAGCCGCTTTTTTTCCCTTGCCAGTACGGAAGTTTGTCGATTTGAGTGCCGACACGGCAGTCCTGATCTCGGCTACCGTGATGGTTCCAAGCGCAAAGAGAAGGAGAATGCCAACGGCAACGACAAGGAGAATCATGTAGATAAGTGGTATATCCACAAGGATCATGACGGATCCAAGGCCTACAATGGCGATAAAAAGAACCAGCCTGCGGATACTGTCTTTCACACCTTACACCCCTGCTCCGGACACGCTGCCACCTATGTTCGTCAGCGCCTGGGCGCTGAAGAAGAGACCCACCACTGAAGGGGCCAGAAGGAGAACAAGCCCGGTCAATGTGCAGAATATTGCTGCGTAGAAATAATACATGTATCGATCGCCACCCCCCACAATCCGTGCTGCGACAATATTTGATACGGTAATGATGACCAGGGTAATAACCACATACGTCTGCATCGCTGCTGCCGGAAAATTTGAGAAAAGGTTCATCCCGCCGCCAAATACGGCACCGGCAGAGACACCACCCATATCCTGTCCGCCGGATGCTGTAGACATATTCTGGAACTGGCCCATCATAGTTGTAACTGAGCTGGTGAGCACCAGGAGGATCTGGTAGAGTGCGACAAAGAGACCCGTCATGGCCACATGCATAGGAACTAATAACACGATGAAGCCTCGAGCGAGCATGTCTTTTTTCTCCCGAAGGAGGGTCTGCTCGAGCATCGAGGAGCCTACCACCGTCCCTATGGGTTCCGGCGGTCCCCCGAGCGCAACGGTATCCCGGTAGATGTTGAGGTACTTGTAGATGAGGTTGCTGCCAGCCTCGCCGATGAACTTGTCCCATACCTGTTTTTCGTCAAGTCCCAGATTGAGTTTCGAATAAACGGAATTGATAAGTGGTTCGAGGGCAGTAAGCGATTTGCGATCGATGCTTCCCATGGCATAGACCGCGGTTGTGCCCTGGCCACCCATCACGGCGCCAAAGCTTCTTATGAAAACGGAAAAGTCGTTATCCCGCAGCGTGATGTTGTGATCATCGATAAAACCGATAATGCCCAGGGGTGCCATCAGGATACCCACCAAAAGGAAGATCAGGCCCGCAGACACACCAAGCACAGCAAGGATAACGATAATAGCAATCGTTGCCGGGACGATGATCCGCTCCATGGCATGAATCGTGGTCTGTTCCTTCGAGGCTCGCTCCGAAAGGCCATGACTTTTAGGATCATCGGGCACGGAGGTATACATCAGGACAATCCCAAAGACCGAGATCGCGAGAATGACCGCATAGGACATGTCAAATGTGGACTGGATATCGCTGGGTGTATAAATCACGACTGAGATCATTATAATGACTGCAATGACAGTACCGGAAAGGAGCATTGCGACATAGGCGTCTCCCCATTTTTGCAGCATGGACATGCCCTGTTCCAGCTGACTGCGATATACACTTCTGACCGTCGAAAGTTCGTTGGTCAGGAAATCTTCATCGGGAACACCTGAATCAATGGAGTTGGAAAACCGGTTGAGCATGCTCCGGAGAATCTCGTTCTGGGTTCGTTCGGCAACAATCGAGAGACTCTCAGCATAGCTGTAATTCCATTTTTTTACAAAGGTATCCACTTTGGCGATATACTTTGATGAAATATATTCATGCCGGTTTGATGCAAAAGAGAAAATTTCAGGACGAGTAGCATTGGCAATCGCGAGCGATGCCATATACGTGGTCATGAAGAGGAGGTCGGCCCCCATCTTCTTGCCCTCCTGAACCGCAGCCATTTTTTGCCGGATGTCGTTAACCATCCCCGCAAATGGGATCTTTTTTTCAGCCGTGGCCTTAGTGGGAGTTTGGGCAGGGGACTCGTCAGGCATGTTACGAACCAATGCTAAGGAGGCCCTGTTTCTTGATCTTAGTCATCATATGGAAAAGATCCCAGAATTTCACATATCCGGCTTTATGCAGGCGTTCGAGAATTTTGGCGCGTTTCTCCACCTCAAGATAGATCTCGGCTTTCCTGCTGTCCGGGATACCAAGCATTGTCGCAATTTTATTCTCGAGCAGGAATGAGCTGCCCTTGCCGGTCCAGATGAAGGTATCGGAAACCGGTTCCCAGGTGAACATCTGGACAAACGTAAATCCCCCGGTCTCTGCATTGTATCCTACCAGTTCGTTACAACTGATCATCCGGCGGACAAGCTGCCCGTCCGGTCTCTTAACTGCGCTCTGGATAATCACCAGATTGAGGTTGTCCACGTACGTTTTTGGGATATTAATAGGGTCCCCGCAGAGACGCTGGATAAGTTTCTCCACAGATGCCGCGTGGAAGGTACTCATCACGGGGTGGCCCGTCTGCATAGCGCCAAATGCCACAGCGCCCTCGACACCACGGATTTCACCGACAAGGATCTGGTTGGGTCGCTGACGGAGTGCGGCCTTGAGGAGATCGAACATCGTAACCCCGCCTCCCGCGCCGTCCCCTTCTCCTTTACCTTTGGCAAGTGCCACCTCACGTATCCAGTTCCTGTGCGGAACGGTGAGCTCTGGTGTATCTTCTATGGTTACAATCTTGTTCTCCGGGGGGATAAACGTGGTAATCGCATTCAAAAGCGTGGTCTTGCCACTCGCTGTCTCACCACTCACGAAAAGAGACATGCCGTACTCGACACAGATCCAGAGATACGCCGCAGACATGTAATCAATGCCATTGCTCTCAACAATGTTGAGAATGGAGAGCGGCACCTCGTTTACCTTTCGTATGGTGAAGTTGCTGCCGTGCTTACTGATCTCCGTCCCGTACACGATGTTGATACGTGAACCGTCTGGAAGCGTGGCATCGACCACGGGACTGCGGTACGTAATGGGCCGCTTTATCCGCTCTGCAACCTTGACCACGAATTCATCGAGTTCGCGCGAAACCTTGAACTCAATAACCGATTTGAGTCCTTTAAACACTTTATGCTCAATAAAGATTGGTCCGACACCATCGCAGGAGATATCCTCGATATAAGAGTCGGAGAGGAACGGTTTTAACACGCCCATATCAATCTTGTCCCGGACAAGAAGATACTCGATCGCCTTGTATTCCACGTTGGAAAGGATAATTCTACCGTCAGGAGTAAGAGGGAGATTCTTGGACTTTTTGTTGGATTTCATCTTATTCTGCGCGGTAAAATCCGTGTTGAGGAATTTTACCAGTTTGGATGCTCCCCCCTGCGGTTTTCCCTCTCCCCCGGATATACTCGCGATGTCTACGCCAGGGGGCTTAATTACCGCAATTGAAGAGAGCATCTTTTTGATAACTTCGGTCCTTTCCTTATCCGTAGTCGGATCCGTATCAAGGCCATCAATGAGGTCGATAAGTTTGGTCTCAATGACCGGCAGGATATCACTGACAGAATGCAGGAATGAGGGCTCGATAGGGATATAGAAGTTTCTCACATCATCCGGGTCCGGCAGAATGTGCACAAACGTAGTATCGTTGACCGGATAGATAATGTTGGGATTTTTCATGGACCGGACATCCTTTTTTAACTCAGACAAAAAGAGCGGAATACCGTACGTGTTTACCGGAAAGGTGTGAAGGTACTCAAGGAGATGAGGGCTGTTCTGCACGTACTCCTTTGCATTTGCCGGCAGCATCTTGAAAAGCGCATCCGATTCAAGGTTGGCGTACAGATCCACATCCAGATCTACCGGTTCGGGTTTGAAGGGCAGGTTGACGGCAACGGAAAGGGTGCTCATACGTCAGATCCTCGCAAAACTCATCGGGATAACCTTCATTCCGTACCCCGGATGTACTTCGAAACTGACAAGGTTTCCGGTAGTCTTTCGGGCACCGCGTACCTTGACCACTTCCATGACCATCACGTACTTATCCCCCACGAGTGCCTTTTTCATGTTCAAGTGGGCATCGCAGATCGAACGGATGCGCACCAGGGTATCTTCCTCAAATGCATAGGTATGGAGCGTGACAAGGATGGTCTTGCCATGGTCTACAAGGGATTTGCAGTTGGTAAAGAAGGTGAGAATGGTATCGGTCTCAGCGTATTCCGTAAAAAGCGTCAACGAATCAACGATAGCAACCTGAGAAGGGCTGTTTTTGATATAGGTGATCAGCCGGGCAAGGATCCCTTCCATCTCTTCTTTTTTCCACTCGAAACCCACAACGTGGAGAGGAAAGACTTTGAGATATCCCCATGCGAAATAATCTGATATGTCAAGGCTCATCGATTCCATCTGCTTAATAAAACTTTTGCTTGTGTTCTCAGTGGTGAAAAGGTCAACCGACATGCCCTGTTTCATTGCCCCCCATACAATCTGCTGGGTAAGGACACTCTTTCCTGTATCGTTCTCCCCTTCGATCAGGGTCAGGGATCCCACCGGGAGCCCGTCTGCAATCTTCTTGTCCAGCTCGTTATTGCCGGTCGAGATAATCTGCCGGTCCTCTCCCCCCATCAGGTCAGAAAGTTCCACGGCCATCTTCTTAACCTCACACAAGATATGACGATGCAGAGACCGCATTTGCAGTCGTGATCTGGAACCATGCAGGGGATGCCCCCGTAGTCTGTACAAGGATCCGGTAGGTTTCTCCGGGATCCAGTTCCAGGGGATGGACGATATCGGTTCCCCGGTCAACAATCGTCCAGGTTCCGGCAGTACCGGCAGCCGAAGCATAGCGATACAGCTGATAGGATCCTGTACCAGAATCATACACATAAACGTCCATCTGGCTGAAGTCGGAGATAATCTCGCTTCCGGTATTAGAGATCGTGCAGTTGATATCCATCATATTGGAATTGGAATCTATCTCAGTGCTGGTATTGGTAATGGCAAGCTCGGTTTTGAGCTGCTGCTCTTCAAGCAATGTCGCGGATTTCTGGGCACTGGTGACCGTCTGGGAGATGGAAAGGACACTCCCGACCAGAAGATAGGCTACGATCACAAGCAGTATCACTCCCACTGCCGCACCGATCATATCTGCAACAGCCATGCCAGATCACCGTATCATGGAGTTGTACTCACGGTAAACTGGTCTGAAGTCGAAATACCATTGGGCAGGACGAACTGGAAATATACAGGGTCGGAGGAATTGATCGTTGTCGTGTAGGCATCTATTTCCAGGGTATCTCCCGGATTCCAAGAGTTGGGGGTACTGGGATTGGTCAGGGTATATGACCACTGCCCATTACCAAGAGTCCCGGTTGTTGACAAGCTCATGCGGTTGAAGTTCCCTGCATCCCCACAGAAAACATCGGATTGCTGGATATTTGCTACCGGAATCCGGACACTTCCGGTGTTTTTTATCCAGACCCGTACGTAATTGCTCTGGTTTGCCACATCCAGAACAATCTGCATATTTGTCCGTATCTGCTGGTCCGATGCATGACCGGCAGCGGTGAAGGTACCGGACATCTGGTATACAACCGGGAATATGGCGCTGATCAGTACGCCCGCAGCTATGACTGCAGTAATCAGGAACATGGCAGTCGTGAAAGTATCAGCGGACATGGGTTATCTCTAGATCCTGTCCGG
Proteins encoded in this window:
- a CDS encoding chemotaxis protein CheC — translated: MKLSSVQIDAMQELGNIGAAHAATTLSQMLSSTVEMSVPKIKVVDVAQLAEHIGEEPAALVVFELQGEIPHGGYIIFYISRASAVRLTNTMLGLTDPDRSLNEMDESALLEVGNIMASAFLDATAELLGLVMLPSPPSLTIDMAHAAMESLIAQMQEEIDEVMLFSTELMCAEHRIDSDIIMMPESSMLQTFVDRLENLMNPS
- a CDS encoding chemotaxis protein CheA encodes the protein MSEFEQYRSLFVAESRENLENLVNNLLILEKGSDQNAIDESFRSIHTLKGASASMGFADMERLCHTMEDALQLIRGGSSEMSADLENILLSCTDLLEEMLDDVEAGGDSSSKNPDHQVQALHAWLGQQDIESAGKGEELGCKEPAEESRETLPDGEVAAPEDRPEYAMTITVAPECMMKDVRAMIAIQNLEALGTIRSIEPSKEAIDEGKCEGTIHLTIASDAGEEALRTAAQGSEIATVEIKEAAGAPKDRDSAAGIPAGRQPTEPERKPAAAAPDKNREIKNLRVDIAQLDHIMNLVEDLVINRGRLKQIAEEKKIKEMDEAISMVERSVSELQSLMMMIRMIPLSHIFNRLPRVVRDVAQYDHKEVEFIMEGGETELDRSVMDGLNDPLLHLIRNAVNHGIEDPAVRVEAGKPAKGLVKLSAYRDRDNVIIKLTDDGAGINVEKVKKKAIEKGLITAETAATLSTDEAIDLLFQPGFSTADTITDISGRGVGLDVVKRSIESLKGTIKVETTPGQGSTFELLLPPTMAIVDVMIVRLNGRRLAIPISSIVEVANFRKDTMHHIGKGDVTLIRDEVLQILRLDEMVGSSDRCEILIVVQYQKRKCCIPVDAVEGKQEVVVKPLSSFIGTTKGISGVTILGDGDVVPVLDVNTMQE
- the cheB gene encoding chemotaxis-specific protein-glutamate methyltransferase CheB: MVKVLIVDDSVFMRTVIRDMLQKDPSIEIVGTASNGLEALEKIKSLRPDLITLDIEMPRMNGLEVLRELKKAAWHPRTLMLSSLTSEGAEMTAEAIRLGADDFMLKPKDVPQLRLIADELVATIHHLTSSPPASKKEALTVSHREGSAERVVLIGSSAGGPPMLDAILAKLPADFPACVVLTQHMPVGFTAPLAARFNRLAHMPVKETENGDMLREGSVFLSKAGVHTMIGAALTADGKRTGRVIHSSAPPIHGVRPAVDKTFESAAQVFGKNAVAVILSGMGNDAGAGAAAIKEAGGTIILCDQKDCLVYGMARSAIQHNAVDQVLPLSKIPEAIERIVGKMAAEGSHV
- a CDS encoding response regulator: MGTILIVDDTLFMRTLLKNILFSGGHTIAGEAANGEEAVAKYKELKPDLVTMDVVMPKVNGIEALKSIKQLDPAARVIMCTAVGQEQMVKLAIKSGAKGYIVKPFQAPKVLEEVKNVLAS
- a CDS encoding CheF family chemotaxis protein, whose protein sequence is MTEVPLKVEHDGKWVVVKAAVGEDRITLPAPVDKEILFKSIFDLEEKKSVLVLTVKGNPDAIIRIASVEKVLIVLKRLILASCNAYRLMAYFMSPAIRGGVLAKNAQWEKGSIVVVKSGIWFASAAKQICVPLPDVAAIELTKRDVQGKQTDVVRIDHVESGEVVSSLVLCPLSTLQVLANFLKDATKGIDMAGTELDAIDQQVAMLVYSGMDSHAIENMLNIPHKQLDEIYDRIIKLGIAEVTIIRREVQLTTKGVRYISDATKTQTN
- the flaJ gene encoding archaellar assembly protein FlaJ; this encodes MPDESPAQTPTKATAEKKIPFAGMVNDIRQKMAAVQEGKKMGADLLFMTTYMASLAIANATRPEIFSFASNRHEYISSKYIAKVDTFVKKWNYSYAESLSIVAERTQNEILRSMLNRFSNSIDSGVPDEDFLTNELSTVRSVYRSQLEQGMSMLQKWGDAYVAMLLSGTVIAVIIMISVVIYTPSDIQSTFDMSYAVILAISVFGIVLMYTSVPDDPKSHGLSERASKEQTTIHAMERIIVPATIAIIVILAVLGVSAGLIFLLVGILMAPLGIIGFIDDHNITLRDNDFSVFIRSFGAVMGGQGTTAVYAMGSIDRKSLTALEPLINSVYSKLNLGLDEKQVWDKFIGEAGSNLIYKYLNIYRDTVALGGPPEPIGTVVGSSMLEQTLLREKKDMLARGFIVLLVPMHVAMTGLFVALYQILLVLTSSVTTMMGQFQNMSTASGGQDMGGVSAGAVFGGGMNLFSNFPAAAMQTYVVITLVIITVSNIVAARIVGGGDRYMYYFYAAIFCTLTGLVLLLAPSVVGLFFSAQALTNIGGSVSGAGV
- a CDS encoding type II/IV secretion system ATPase subunit — encoded protein: MSTLSVAVNLPFKPEPVDLDVDLYANLESDALFKMLPANAKEYVQNSPHLLEYLHTFPVNTYGIPLFLSELKKDVRSMKNPNIIYPVNDTTFVHILPDPDDVRNFYIPIEPSFLHSVSDILPVIETKLIDLIDGLDTDPTTDKERTEVIKKMLSSIAVIKPPGVDIASISGGEGKPQGGASKLVKFLNTDFTAQNKMKSNKKSKNLPLTPDGRIILSNVEYKAIEYLLVRDKIDMGVLKPFLSDSYIEDISCDGVGPIFIEHKVFKGLKSVIEFKVSRELDEFVVKVAERIKRPITYRSPVVDATLPDGSRINIVYGTEISKHGSNFTIRKVNEVPLSILNIVESNGIDYMSAAYLWICVEYGMSLFVSGETASGKTTLLNAITTFIPPENKIVTIEDTPELTVPHRNWIREVALAKGKGEGDGAGGGVTMFDLLKAALRQRPNQILVGEIRGVEGAVAFGAMQTGHPVMSTFHAASVEKLIQRLCGDPINIPKTYVDNLNLVIIQSAVKRPDGQLVRRMISCNELVGYNAETGGFTFVQMFTWEPVSDTFIWTGKGSSFLLENKIATMLGIPDSRKAEIYLEVEKRAKILERLHKAGYVKFWDLFHMMTKIKKQGLLSIGS
- a CDS encoding ATPase domain-containing protein, with product MAVELSDLMGGEDRQIISTGNNELDKKIADGLPVGSLTLIEGENDTGKSVLTQQIVWGAMKQGMSVDLFTTENTSKSFIKQMESMSLDISDYFAWGYLKVFPLHVVGFEWKKEEMEGILARLITYIKNSPSQVAIVDSLTLFTEYAETDTILTFFTNCKSLVDHGKTILVTLHTYAFEEDTLVRIRSICDAHLNMKKALVGDKYVMVMEVVKVRGARKTTGNLVSFEVHPGYGMKVIPMSFARI